A portion of the Malania oleifera isolate guangnan ecotype guangnan chromosome 3, ASM2987363v1, whole genome shotgun sequence genome contains these proteins:
- the LOC131150816 gene encoding sister chromatid cohesion protein PDS5 homolog E-like isoform X4, with amino-acid sequence MTWREFEVANCLLDIQKLKPDVRECGENLVGLKIKVWWPHHQMFFEGRIESFDPARKKHRVVYTDGDEEKLFLRKEKWEIIEGESVPNETPHVREFGENLVGLKIKVWWPRHQMFCEGRIESFDPAGKKHRVIYTDGGEEKLFLRKEKWEIIEGESVPNEEQAADQSPDASPEMQQKAKTNSDVPTKPSRIDASSKKVGGTSSGKPKVAFAKTSRKLKDDDKNDGKLQDNASKKTKKSEIDASSKKAGGTSSGKPKVASTKIGRKLKDDGKNDGKLQDNASKKTEKSENVNGGKSKGMDWSHFEDLLAKKKGKKASKKKASLGGSSQMKDTLGTTDEALATPPPPTTLEGSGLHDPMVSGMVLRRAVLPKDSYELKMMLPEALTSAARHAAYQLSAMNLTLEDKVGEIYRVSMELRQQALALQEQLNASATREKALEEVITRIRKVEIPTAVNAAIECAISDYHNSDKFLQDKGKFVLQSYQGGFQRCWEQFKIKYPNIDTTGICSAGYGNVSPPSGEEDKEDDDEDGESMN; translated from the exons AAACCTGATGTGAGAGAGTGTGGtgagaacctggttggcttgaagATTAAAGTTTGGTGGCCACATCATCAGAT gttttTCGAGGGCCGTATTGAATCTTTTGATCCTGCTAGAAAGAAACATAGG GTTGTATACACTGATGGTGATGAAGAGAAATTATTTCTCAGAAAGGAGAAGTGGGAGATTATTGAAGGCGAGTCTGTGCCAAATGAG ACACCTCATGTGAGAGAGTTTGGtgagaacctggttggcttgaagATTAAAGTTTGGTGGCCACGTCATCAGAT GTTTTGCGAGGGCCGTATTGAATCTTTTGATCCTGCTGGAAAGAAACATAGG gttATATACACTGATGGTGGTGAAGAGAAATTATTTCTTAGAAAGGAGAAGTGGGAGATTATTGAAGGCGAGTCTGTGCCAAATGAG GAGCAGGCAGCTGATCAAAGCCCTGATGCTTCACCTGAAAT GCAGCAGAAGGCAAAAACAAATTCTGATGTGCCAACGAAACCAAGCCGGATAGATGCTTCGTCAAAAAA GGTTGGAGGCACTTCCTCGGGCAAACCTAAAGTTGCTTTTGCAAAAACTAGTCGAAAATTGAAGGATGATGACAAAAATGATGGGAAGTTGCAAGACAATGCGTCGAAAAAGACTAAAAAATCCGAGATAGATGCTTCGTCAAAAAA GGCTGGAGGCACTTCCTCGGGCAAACCTAAAGTTGCTTCTACAAAAATTGGTCGAAAATTGAAGGATGATGGCAAAAATGATGGGAAATTGCAAGACAATGCGTCGAAAAAGACTGAAAAATCTGAGAATGTCAATGGTGGTAAATCCAAAG gcATGGACTGGAGTCACTTTGAGGACCTACTTGccaaaaagaagggaaagaaagcCAGTAAGAAGAAAGCTTCTTTAGGTGGATCTTCCCAGATGAAAGACACACTTGGGACTACTGATGAAGCCCTCGCTACACCACCTCCGCCAACTACACTTGAGGGGTCAGGTTTACATGATCCCATGGTTTCAGGTATGGTCCTCCGACGTGCTGTGCTACCGAAGGATTCTTACGAGCTGAAGATGATGCTCCCAGAAGCCCTTACTTCAGCTGCCCGTCATGCCGCTTACCAG cTGTCAGCCATGAATCTTACTTTGGAAGATAAGGTAGGTGAAATATACCGAGTTTCAATGGAATTGCGGCAGCAAGCCCTGGCCTTACAAGAACAGCTGAATGCTAGTGCCACCCGGGAGAAAGCTCTCGAAGAAGTGATCACCCGGATCCGGAAAGTGGAGATCCCAACTGCTGTTAACGCTGCTATTGAATGTGCTATTTCTGATTACCACAACTCCGACAAGTTTTTGCAGGACAAGGGGAAATTCGTTCTCCAATCTTACCAAGGGGGTTTTCAAAGATGTTGGGAACAGTTCAAGATAAAGTATCCTAACATTGATACAACTGGTATCTGTTCGGCTGGTTATGGCAATGTAAGCCCTCCATCAGGAGAAGAGGATAAGGAAGATGACGATGAAGATGGTGAATCTATGAATTAA
- the LOC131150816 gene encoding sister chromatid cohesion protein PDS5 homolog C-like isoform X6: MFFEGRIESFDPARKKHRVVYTDGDEEKLFLRKEKWEIIEGESVPNETPHVREFGENLVGLKIKVWWPRHQMFCEGRIESFDPAGKKHRVIYTDGGEEKLFLRKEKWEIIEGESVPNEEQAADQSPDASPEMQQKAKTNSDVPTKPSRIDASSKKVGGTSSGKPKVAFAKTSRKLKDDDKNDGKLQDNASKKTKKSEIDASSKKAGGTSSGKPKVASTKIGRKLKDDGKNDGKLQDNASKKTEKSENVNGGKSKGMDWSHFEDLLAKKKGKKASKKKASLGGSSQMKDTLGTTDEALATPPPPTTLEGSGLHDPMVSGMVLRRAVLPKDSYELKMMLPEALTSAARHAAYQLSAMNLTLEDKVGEIYRVSMELRQQALALQEQLNASATREKALEEVITRIRKVEIPTAVNAAIECAISDYHNSDKFLQDKGKFVLQSYQGGFQRCWEQFKIKYPNIDTTGICSAGYGNVSPPSGEEDKEDDDEDGESMN; the protein is encoded by the exons AT gttttTCGAGGGCCGTATTGAATCTTTTGATCCTGCTAGAAAGAAACATAGG GTTGTATACACTGATGGTGATGAAGAGAAATTATTTCTCAGAAAGGAGAAGTGGGAGATTATTGAAGGCGAGTCTGTGCCAAATGAG ACACCTCATGTGAGAGAGTTTGGtgagaacctggttggcttgaagATTAAAGTTTGGTGGCCACGTCATCAGAT GTTTTGCGAGGGCCGTATTGAATCTTTTGATCCTGCTGGAAAGAAACATAGG gttATATACACTGATGGTGGTGAAGAGAAATTATTTCTTAGAAAGGAGAAGTGGGAGATTATTGAAGGCGAGTCTGTGCCAAATGAG GAGCAGGCAGCTGATCAAAGCCCTGATGCTTCACCTGAAAT GCAGCAGAAGGCAAAAACAAATTCTGATGTGCCAACGAAACCAAGCCGGATAGATGCTTCGTCAAAAAA GGTTGGAGGCACTTCCTCGGGCAAACCTAAAGTTGCTTTTGCAAAAACTAGTCGAAAATTGAAGGATGATGACAAAAATGATGGGAAGTTGCAAGACAATGCGTCGAAAAAGACTAAAAAATCCGAGATAGATGCTTCGTCAAAAAA GGCTGGAGGCACTTCCTCGGGCAAACCTAAAGTTGCTTCTACAAAAATTGGTCGAAAATTGAAGGATGATGGCAAAAATGATGGGAAATTGCAAGACAATGCGTCGAAAAAGACTGAAAAATCTGAGAATGTCAATGGTGGTAAATCCAAAG gcATGGACTGGAGTCACTTTGAGGACCTACTTGccaaaaagaagggaaagaaagcCAGTAAGAAGAAAGCTTCTTTAGGTGGATCTTCCCAGATGAAAGACACACTTGGGACTACTGATGAAGCCCTCGCTACACCACCTCCGCCAACTACACTTGAGGGGTCAGGTTTACATGATCCCATGGTTTCAGGTATGGTCCTCCGACGTGCTGTGCTACCGAAGGATTCTTACGAGCTGAAGATGATGCTCCCAGAAGCCCTTACTTCAGCTGCCCGTCATGCCGCTTACCAG cTGTCAGCCATGAATCTTACTTTGGAAGATAAGGTAGGTGAAATATACCGAGTTTCAATGGAATTGCGGCAGCAAGCCCTGGCCTTACAAGAACAGCTGAATGCTAGTGCCACCCGGGAGAAAGCTCTCGAAGAAGTGATCACCCGGATCCGGAAAGTGGAGATCCCAACTGCTGTTAACGCTGCTATTGAATGTGCTATTTCTGATTACCACAACTCCGACAAGTTTTTGCAGGACAAGGGGAAATTCGTTCTCCAATCTTACCAAGGGGGTTTTCAAAGATGTTGGGAACAGTTCAAGATAAAGTATCCTAACATTGATACAACTGGTATCTGTTCGGCTGGTTATGGCAATGTAAGCCCTCCATCAGGAGAAGAGGATAAGGAAGATGACGATGAAGATGGTGAATCTATGAATTAA